A portion of the Thermosediminibacter oceani DSM 16646 genome contains these proteins:
- the rpiB gene encoding ribose 5-phosphate isomerase B has translation MKIAVACDHGGLNLKVEVIKLLEHKGIEYEDLGTFSDEPVDYPDIALSLAEAVARGEYDRGIVICGTGIGVSIAANKVKGIRAALCHDVYSARMSRLHNDANVLAMGARVIGPGLARTIVEEWLETGFEGGRHKRRIDKISSYENR, from the coding sequence ATGAAAATAGCTGTAGCCTGCGACCACGGCGGACTGAACCTAAAGGTCGAAGTTATAAAGCTGCTGGAACACAAGGGTATCGAATACGAGGATTTAGGCACTTTTTCCGACGAACCGGTAGATTACCCCGATATAGCCCTTTCGCTGGCCGAAGCGGTGGCCCGGGGGGAGTACGACAGGGGTATCGTTATATGCGGCACGGGAATAGGCGTCTCTATTGCGGCCAACAAAGTGAAGGGCATCCGCGCCGCCCTTTGCCACGATGTATATTCGGCCAGGATGTCGCGGCTTCACAACGACGCCAACGTGCTGGCGATGGGAGCTAGGGTAATAGGACCGGGCCTGGCTCGGACGATCGTTGAGGAATGGCTGGAAACCGGGTTTGAGGGAGGCCGACATAAGAGGCGGATCGATAAAATAAGCTCCTATGAAAACCGATAA
- a CDS encoding low molecular weight protein arginine phosphatase encodes MKRVVFVCTGNTCRSSMAEGLFRKMLRERGKDKDIKVDSCGIAAVEGMPASPQARKVMEEQGVDLSSHRAKMLSEALLNADLILTMTRSHRDYIINKFPHTKGRVFVLSEFAEGQVDGDADIADPYGGDEETYRRVADMIREKLEKVLERLEKELDKA; translated from the coding sequence ATGAAAAGGGTAGTTTTTGTGTGTACGGGCAACACCTGCCGGAGCAGCATGGCCGAGGGTCTTTTCAGGAAGATGCTGCGTGAGCGCGGCAAAGATAAGGATATTAAGGTGGACTCCTGCGGTATAGCCGCTGTGGAAGGAATGCCCGCATCACCCCAGGCCCGAAAAGTGATGGAAGAGCAGGGCGTGGACCTTTCCTCCCACAGGGCGAAGATGCTCTCCGAAGCCCTTTTAAACGCCGACCTCATACTCACCATGACCAGGAGCCACAGGGATTATATTATAAATAAATTTCCGCATACTAAAGGTAGGGTTTTTGTGCTCTCGGAATTCGCCGAAGGACAGGTCGACGGTGACGCCGATATAGCCGACCCCTACGGTGGTGACGAGGAAACCTACCGCCGGGTGGCGGATATGATAAGGGAAAAGCTCGAGAAGGTTTTGGAAAGGCTGGAGAAAGAACTGGACAAGGCCTGA
- a CDS encoding L-threonylcarbamoyladenylate synthase, giving the protein METKLIKVNPENPEPESINLAARVIKNGGLVAFPTETVYGLGANALDEKAAFKIYQAKKRPQDNPLIVHIHSPGELDKLASNVPRTARILMEKFWPGPLTIVLEKSGAVPYGTTGGLDTVAVRMPRHPVALALIRESGVPIAAPSANISGRPSPTTAGDVYEDLAGRVDIILDGGPCEVGVESTVLDLTGEVPVILRPGGVTREELEAVLGRVELDPGLAEGQKPKSPGQKYKHYSPKARVLVVEGPIEAQVRKITELAKKLTAEGKKVGIMATVQTRGYYETGCVLSVGDREAPLTISSNLFSVLRKFDKLGVEEVLAEGIPETGLGLAVMNRLRKAAGYNIIKLE; this is encoded by the coding sequence ATGGAGACGAAATTGATAAAAGTAAATCCAGAAAATCCGGAACCTGAAAGCATAAATCTGGCAGCGCGGGTCATAAAAAACGGTGGCCTGGTGGCTTTCCCTACAGAAACCGTTTACGGCCTCGGGGCAAATGCGCTGGACGAAAAGGCGGCTTTTAAAATATACCAGGCCAAGAAAAGGCCCCAGGATAACCCTCTTATCGTCCACATACATTCTCCCGGGGAACTGGATAAACTCGCAAGCAATGTTCCCCGTACTGCCCGTATACTGATGGAAAAATTCTGGCCGGGCCCGCTCACCATCGTGCTTGAAAAGTCGGGGGCGGTTCCCTACGGCACCACCGGCGGGCTCGACACCGTCGCCGTAAGGATGCCCAGGCACCCCGTGGCCCTAGCCCTCATAAGGGAATCGGGAGTTCCCATAGCCGCACCTAGCGCCAATATTTCCGGCAGGCCCAGCCCCACCACTGCCGGGGACGTATACGAAGACCTGGCGGGCAGGGTGGATATAATTTTGGATGGAGGTCCCTGCGAGGTTGGTGTAGAATCCACCGTGCTGGACCTGACCGGAGAAGTGCCCGTAATCTTGAGACCGGGCGGAGTGACCCGGGAGGAGCTGGAGGCGGTTCTCGGAAGGGTGGAGCTGGACCCGGGCCTGGCCGAGGGACAAAAACCCAAATCCCCCGGACAGAAGTACAAGCACTATTCACCCAAGGCGCGGGTGCTGGTCGTGGAAGGGCCCATCGAAGCTCAGGTAAGGAAGATCACCGAACTTGCAAAAAAACTTACCGCCGAAGGGAAAAAGGTGGGGATAATGGCCACGGTTCAGACGCGGGGATATTATGAGACCGGGTGCGTGCTTTCCGTAGGAGATCGGGAGGCCCCTCTCACCATATCCTCAAACCTCTTTTCCGTTCTGCGGAAGTTCGATAAGCTGGGGGTCGAGGAAGTACTGGCCGAAGGTATCCCGGAAACAGGCTTGGGCCTGGCGGTGATGAATAGGCTAAGAAAAGCCGCAGGGTATAATATAATTAAACTGGAATGA
- a CDS encoding chromate transporter, whose product MIYRVLFLSFFKIGLFSFGGGYAMIPLIQKEIIDINGWLTLEQFMDIIAISQMTPGPIAVNAATFVGYRIAGFWGAAAATAGVTAPSLIIILLLAFLIKKYRGLAWVDAFFSGVRPAVIALIVKAAYSLGRGSILGIKDIILALAVLAGLYIFKLNPILIIALAAAAGILIY is encoded by the coding sequence GTGATATACAGAGTCCTCTTCTTGTCCTTTTTTAAAATAGGCCTTTTCAGTTTCGGCGGCGGCTACGCCATGATACCCCTCATCCAGAAGGAAATAATAGATATAAACGGGTGGCTTACCTTAGAACAGTTCATGGACATAATAGCCATCTCCCAGATGACCCCCGGGCCCATCGCTGTAAACGCGGCTACTTTCGTGGGCTACCGGATCGCGGGTTTCTGGGGGGCTGCGGCGGCCACGGCGGGCGTTACCGCCCCGTCCCTTATCATCATCCTGCTTTTAGCGTTTCTCATTAAGAAATACAGGGGGCTTGCCTGGGTCGATGCCTTCTTCTCCGGAGTCAGGCCCGCCGTGATAGCCCTAATTGTGAAAGCAGCCTATTCGCTCGGGAGGGGTTCCATTCTCGGCATAAAAGATATAATTTTAGCCCTTGCAGTGCTGGCCGGGCTTTACATTTTCAAGCTGAACCCAATCCTGATAATAGCTCTGGCGGCGGCCGCCGGCATTCTGATCTATTAA
- a CDS encoding chromate transporter gives MGERRLSPRQLLSMFWVFFKIGAFTLGGGYAMIPLMKVEIVDRQNWLEEKEFLDIIAVAQCSPGAVAINSSVYIGYRLFGLAGAVIATLGTVLPSFLSILSIALVYTGVRAYPAVQKAFRGIYPALVVLILAAVFNLQKAAFKNRIDVAVAITGLIALVVFDVHPILVILASGITGLIRYFAGGRRERSAGG, from the coding sequence TTGGGTGAAAGAAGACTTTCCCCCCGGCAGCTTCTTTCCATGTTCTGGGTCTTTTTTAAAATCGGAGCCTTCACCTTAGGGGGCGGCTATGCAATGATACCCCTGATGAAGGTGGAAATAGTGGACAGGCAAAACTGGCTTGAGGAAAAAGAATTCCTGGACATAATAGCGGTTGCCCAGTGCTCGCCGGGAGCTGTGGCGATAAATTCTTCCGTTTACATAGGATACAGGCTGTTCGGGCTTGCAGGTGCGGTTATAGCGACTCTCGGGACGGTGCTGCCTTCTTTTCTTTCCATTCTGAGTATCGCCCTTGTTTACACCGGGGTCCGGGCGTACCCCGCCGTTCAAAAGGCATTCAGGGGAATATACCCGGCACTGGTCGTGCTGATACTGGCCGCTGTTTTCAACCTGCAAAAGGCTGCCTTTAAAAACCGAATCGACGTGGCGGTGGCGATCACCGGCCTGATAGCTCTGGTGGTTTTCGACGTGCACCCCATCCTGGTGATTCTGGCTTCGGGGATTACGGGATTAATCCGTTATTTTGCCGGAGGCCGGAGGGAAAGGAGTGCCGGCGGGTGA
- the prmC gene encoding peptide chain release factor N(5)-glutamine methyltransferase, with protein MNVKEALDYGRKRLTTAGVESPSLDAEVILANVLGVRRIDLFIHPERRLCAEEIRTYRALVEKRSSRVPVAYITGSKEFFTLDFHVREGVLIPRPETEFLVEEILRRISWVTKPKVVELCCGSGAVAVSVAFFKKDAVVYASDISETAGDVTLLNAVKHGVEDRVLFLKGDLWEPFEAEGLGDFDVVAANPPYIPSGEIENLPEDVKYEPRVALDGGPDGLKFYRRIIAGAPRFLKPGGSIVLEFGKDQAGQIADLLKRAGFGGIKILKDYAGLERVIAASLHAGDGSIG; from the coding sequence GTGAACGTAAAAGAAGCTCTTGACTACGGCAGAAAAAGGCTTACTACGGCCGGTGTAGAAAGCCCATCCCTGGACGCCGAAGTAATCCTGGCCAATGTGCTCGGGGTAAGGCGGATAGACCTTTTTATTCATCCGGAAAGGCGGCTCTGCGCGGAAGAAATCCGAACCTACAGGGCACTCGTGGAAAAGCGATCTTCCCGGGTGCCTGTGGCTTATATAACCGGCAGTAAGGAGTTTTTCACCCTGGATTTTCACGTCAGGGAGGGCGTTTTAATCCCCAGGCCGGAGACCGAATTTCTGGTGGAAGAGATACTCCGCCGCATATCGTGGGTAACAAAACCAAAAGTCGTTGAGCTTTGCTGCGGCAGCGGAGCCGTTGCGGTGTCGGTGGCGTTCTTCAAAAAAGATGCGGTGGTATACGCCTCCGATATATCGGAGACGGCAGGGGATGTTACCCTCTTGAACGCTGTCAAACACGGAGTCGAAGATCGGGTTCTTTTCCTTAAGGGGGACCTCTGGGAACCTTTTGAAGCGGAAGGCCTCGGAGACTTCGATGTGGTGGCAGCGAATCCGCCGTACATCCCGTCGGGGGAAATAGAAAACCTGCCGGAGGACGTAAAATACGAACCGAGGGTGGCCCTGGACGGCGGCCCCGACGGCCTTAAATTTTACAGGCGCATTATAGCCGGTGCGCCGCGGTTTTTAAAGCCGGGCGGCAGTATAGTCCTGGAGTTCGGAAAGGATCAGGCAGGCCAAATCGCCGATCTATTGAAGCGGGCGGGGTTCGGCGGCATAAAGATATTGAAGGATTACGCCGGCCTGGAGCGAGTTATAGCGGCATCCTTACATGCGGGAGATGGGAGCATTGGGTGA
- the prfA gene encoding peptide chain release factor 1 — protein MLDKLDAIEERYEELTREISEPAVIARQEEWRKLAKEHASLEEIVSCYREYKKVVSEIKESRELLKETSNDREMEEFIKEELENLQKREKELQERLKILLLPKDPNDEKDVIMEIRAGAGGEEAALFAGDLFRMYTRYAERQGWKVELMSSSPTELGGFKEVIFEVMGRGAYSRLKYESGVHRVQRIPVTEAGGRIHTSTATVAVLPEAEEVDVEINPNELRIDVFRSSGHGGQSVNTTDSAVRITHLPTGIVVTCQDERSQLKNRDKAMKILRAKLLEMKQREQNEKIAQSRRSQVGTGDRSERIRTYNFPQGRVTDHRIGFTTHQLENILDGELDELIERLIAEDQARRLAEADDIEMRAAQ, from the coding sequence TTGCTGGATAAACTCGATGCCATAGAAGAAAGATACGAAGAACTCACCCGTGAAATAAGCGAGCCCGCCGTGATCGCGAGACAAGAAGAGTGGAGAAAGCTAGCCAAGGAACACGCTTCCCTGGAAGAGATAGTATCGTGTTACAGGGAGTACAAAAAAGTCGTAAGCGAGATAAAAGAGAGCAGGGAGCTCTTAAAGGAGACCTCCAACGACAGGGAAATGGAGGAGTTTATAAAGGAAGAATTGGAAAACCTTCAGAAAAGGGAAAAGGAGCTGCAGGAAAGGCTCAAAATACTTCTCCTGCCGAAGGACCCCAACGATGAGAAGGACGTCATAATGGAGATAAGGGCCGGGGCCGGAGGTGAGGAAGCGGCTCTGTTTGCCGGGGACCTTTTCAGAATGTACACCCGCTACGCCGAGCGGCAGGGCTGGAAGGTGGAGCTTATGAGTTCCAGCCCGACAGAACTGGGCGGCTTTAAAGAGGTCATTTTCGAAGTAATGGGCAGGGGCGCTTACAGCCGCCTGAAATACGAGTCCGGTGTCCACCGGGTGCAGAGGATACCGGTGACCGAGGCCGGAGGCCGCATCCATACCTCCACGGCTACGGTGGCGGTGCTGCCGGAGGCCGAAGAAGTGGATGTGGAAATAAACCCCAACGAGCTCAGGATAGACGTGTTCAGGTCTTCGGGCCACGGAGGGCAGTCGGTCAACACCACCGACTCGGCGGTGAGGATAACCCACCTCCCCACCGGTATCGTTGTCACCTGCCAGGATGAGCGTTCGCAGCTCAAAAACCGCGACAAGGCGATGAAGATACTGAGGGCCAAGCTCCTGGAGATGAAGCAGCGGGAACAGAACGAAAAGATTGCCCAGAGCCGCAGGAGCCAGGTGGGCACCGGCGACAGGAGCGAGAGGATCAGGACCTACAATTTCCCGCAGGGGAGGGTTACCGACCACCGCATAGGCTTCACCACGCACCAGCTGGAGAACATACTGGACGGGGAACTGGACGAGCTGATAGAAAGGCTCATAGCGGAAGACCAGGCAAGGAGACTCGCCGAGGCCGATGATATCGAAATGAGGGCGGCTCAGTGA
- a CDS encoding DUF1385 domain-containing protein translates to MGRTKPTIGGQAVMEGVMMRSPKFTAIAVRKNDEIIVKKEENSSIADKYPVLKLPVLRGAVALIEMLVIGVRALSYSAGIVAGEEEELTGRDIFYAVALAIGFAVLLFIVVPTVLVKLIAGDVKSHLFLNLIEGLIRIAVFLLYLIFVSSMKDVRRFFEYHGAEHKAVYCYENGEELTVENARKYTTLHPRCGTSFLLVVMIVSILLFSLLGWPGILARITSRVLLFPLVAGISYEFIRLAGRSRSPIIKAISAPGMWLQKLTTREPDDSQLEVALEALKCVLSGGDTLAG, encoded by the coding sequence ATGGGCAGAACAAAGCCCACCATCGGCGGCCAGGCGGTTATGGAAGGAGTCATGATGAGGAGCCCGAAATTTACCGCTATTGCCGTCCGGAAAAACGATGAAATAATAGTGAAGAAAGAGGAAAACAGCTCGATAGCCGATAAATACCCGGTTTTAAAGCTCCCGGTACTGAGGGGGGCTGTGGCGCTCATCGAAATGCTGGTCATAGGCGTAAGGGCTCTGTCTTACTCGGCAGGGATAGTGGCCGGCGAGGAGGAAGAGCTTACCGGCAGGGACATTTTCTATGCGGTGGCATTGGCCATCGGATTTGCTGTACTTCTTTTTATCGTTGTTCCAACGGTTCTGGTCAAATTGATTGCGGGAGACGTAAAAAGCCACCTTTTTTTAAATCTCATAGAGGGGCTTATCCGCATAGCTGTTTTTTTATTGTATCTGATATTCGTCTCTTCTATGAAGGATGTCAGGAGGTTCTTCGAGTACCACGGGGCCGAACATAAGGCCGTGTACTGTTACGAAAACGGCGAGGAGCTGACCGTCGAAAACGCAAGAAAATACACCACCCTTCACCCCCGGTGCGGCACCAGCTTCCTGCTGGTGGTGATGATCGTGAGCATCCTTTTGTTTTCCCTGCTGGGATGGCCCGGGATACTCGCTCGAATAACCTCCAGGGTATTGCTTTTTCCGCTGGTGGCCGGGATATCGTACGAATTTATAAGGCTGGCCGGAAGGAGCCGGTCGCCGATTATCAAAGCCATCAGCGCGCCGGGGATGTGGCTCCAGAAGCTCACCACGCGCGAGCCCGACGATTCCCAGCTCGAAGTGGCCTTGGAGGCTTTGAAGTGCGTTTTATCAGGAGGTGATACCCTTGCTGGATAA
- the rpmE gene encoding 50S ribosomal protein L31: MKEGIHPKYGKAIVRCACGETFETGSTKPEIHVEICSKCHPFFTGKQKLVDTGGRVERFKKKFGIKDEE; the protein is encoded by the coding sequence ATGAAGGAAGGCATCCACCCCAAGTACGGGAAAGCCATAGTAAGGTGCGCCTGCGGCGAGACCTTCGAGACCGGTTCTACAAAACCCGAGATTCACGTAGAAATTTGCTCCAAGTGCCATCCTTTCTTCACCGGAAAGCAGAAGCTCGTTGACACCGGCGGCCGCGTGGAGCGTTTCAAGAAAAAGTTCGGCATAAAGGACGAGGAATAA
- a CDS encoding cation diffusion facilitator family transporter, with translation MILERLAEKLFSGAENDKEKAKRNAYGILSGVMGIAVNALLFVVKFAIGRITNSIAVSADAFNNLGDIGSSVVTIIGFKIASMPPDREHPFGHGRIEYITSLIISIIVVLMGFELLRDSIGRVLNPAAVEFNLVSFIILLFAIAAKLWLGKFTEKLAEKIDSKALDASSLDSYGDVISTSTAAMALLLSRFTTLPLDGYLGILVSLFIMYSGYNLVRESVDLLIGGRPDPELVEEIKRRILSYEGIIGVHDLMVHNYGPGRCVVSLHAEVPEDMPAMKAHDIIDTAERELSEELGVFLTIHMDPVSVDDEEVERTRRNIEKVLREFPEVLSIHDLRVVGSGSRKNVIFDAVVSGDVREQEEKALKRRLAKRIKEAYPGYNPVIIIDRQYV, from the coding sequence ATGATTCTGGAAAGACTGGCCGAAAAATTATTTTCCGGCGCGGAAAATGATAAGGAAAAAGCTAAAAGAAACGCATACGGAATCTTGAGCGGCGTCATGGGTATAGCCGTGAATGCGCTGCTGTTTGTGGTAAAGTTTGCAATAGGAAGGATCACGAACAGCATAGCCGTCTCCGCCGATGCCTTCAACAACCTGGGCGATATAGGTTCTTCGGTGGTGACGATAATAGGGTTTAAAATAGCTTCTATGCCTCCCGACAGGGAACACCCCTTCGGCCACGGAAGAATCGAGTATATAACGAGCCTTATAATATCAATTATCGTAGTACTTATGGGTTTCGAGCTGCTGAGGGACTCCATCGGCAGGGTGCTAAACCCGGCAGCCGTCGAGTTCAATCTGGTATCCTTCATAATACTGCTTTTTGCCATTGCCGCAAAGTTATGGCTGGGCAAATTTACCGAAAAGCTCGCTGAAAAGATCGACTCAAAAGCCTTAGACGCCAGTTCCCTTGACAGTTACGGTGACGTCATATCGACCTCCACGGCGGCAATGGCTCTGCTGCTCTCGAGGTTTACGACTCTTCCCCTGGACGGGTACCTGGGAATCCTGGTTTCCCTTTTCATAATGTATTCGGGCTACAACCTGGTCAGGGAATCGGTGGACCTCCTGATAGGAGGACGGCCCGATCCGGAATTAGTGGAAGAAATAAAGCGGCGGATATTGTCGTATGAGGGGATAATAGGAGTCCACGACCTTATGGTGCACAACTACGGCCCGGGCAGGTGCGTGGTGTCGCTGCACGCCGAAGTTCCCGAAGACATGCCGGCGATGAAGGCCCACGACATCATTGATACCGCCGAGAGGGAACTTTCGGAAGAACTGGGTGTGTTCCTCACGATTCACATGGACCCGGTCAGCGTGGACGACGAAGAGGTCGAAAGGACGAGAAGAAATATCGAGAAGGTCCTCCGGGAATTTCCCGAGGTGCTTTCGATTCACGACCTGAGGGTGGTCGGTTCGGGTAGCAGGAAAAATGTAATCTTCGATGCGGTGGTATCCGGCGACGTCAGGGAGCAGGAGGAGAAGGCACTAAAACGGAGGCTTGCGAAGAGAATAAAGGAAGCTTACCCGGGGTATAATCCCGTGATAATAATCGACAGGCAGTACGTATAA
- a CDS encoding GNAT family N-acetyltransferase — MGNFTVREITAGDREWVARFLEKNWGSTKIVSRNRIHEAVNLPGFLAVEEGNPLGVIIYSIEGDQCEIVVLESTAENRGIGSALVEAVKKAAASAGCRRLWLITTNDNMRALKFYQKRGFLLVAVHRNALEQARKLKPQIPLIGIDGIPLRDEIELELPLLPSKGDER, encoded by the coding sequence ATGGGGAACTTTACCGTTAGGGAAATAACGGCGGGCGACAGAGAATGGGTAGCCCGGTTCTTAGAAAAAAACTGGGGTTCGACAAAAATAGTCAGCAGAAACCGGATTCATGAGGCCGTTAATCTTCCCGGATTCCTTGCTGTAGAGGAAGGAAATCCACTGGGTGTCATTATTTACAGCATTGAAGGCGACCAGTGCGAAATCGTGGTACTGGAAAGTACAGCCGAGAACAGGGGCATAGGGTCGGCGCTGGTGGAAGCCGTCAAAAAGGCAGCCGCTTCCGCAGGATGCAGGAGGCTCTGGCTCATTACCACCAACGACAATATGAGGGCTCTGAAGTTTTACCAGAAAAGAGGTTTCTTACTTGTGGCTGTTCATAGAAACGCCCTGGAACAGGCTCGAAAGCTAAAACCTCAGATACCCTTGATAGGAATTGACGGTATTCCCCTGCGCGATGAAATAGAACTGGAACTGCCTCTTCTGCCTTCAAAAGGGGATGAAAGATGA
- the amrS gene encoding AmmeMemoRadiSam system radical SAM enzyme, whose product MYYEKVGDGHVQCFLCPHHCRILPGRSGICRVRKNIDGRLNSMNYGRVSSWGMDPIEKKPLYHFYPGSWIFSVGSFGCNFRCKFCQNWQIAQVEDVPTEGVSAKQLVEVAKKQTGNIGIAYTYNEPSIWYEYVIECAMLAKREGLKNVLVTNGFIEKEPLEQLLPYVDAMNIDVKAYTEDFYRDLTSGSLSAVKRTVELAREACHVEITTLLIPGLNDGEKEIEALARWLSSIRRDIPLHLTRYFPNYRMDLPPTPVSSLKRARETASKYLDYVYIGNVADEEGSNTYCPRCGEVVIRRYNYRVQVEMDDGKCGKCGYKISVVT is encoded by the coding sequence ATGTATTACGAGAAGGTGGGGGATGGTCACGTTCAATGTTTTCTCTGCCCCCACCACTGCAGGATTTTACCGGGAAGGTCGGGTATATGCAGGGTGAGGAAAAACATCGACGGCAGGCTTAATTCGATGAACTACGGCAGGGTATCCTCCTGGGGCATGGACCCGATAGAGAAAAAACCCCTCTATCACTTTTACCCGGGGAGCTGGATTTTTTCGGTGGGCAGCTTCGGGTGCAACTTCCGGTGCAAATTCTGCCAGAACTGGCAGATCGCCCAGGTGGAAGATGTTCCTACCGAAGGGGTTTCGGCAAAGCAGCTTGTGGAAGTAGCGAAAAAACAGACCGGGAATATCGGCATAGCCTACACCTACAACGAGCCCTCCATATGGTATGAGTACGTGATCGAGTGCGCAATGCTCGCAAAAAGAGAAGGGCTGAAAAACGTGCTGGTCACCAACGGATTTATAGAGAAAGAGCCGCTGGAGCAGCTGCTTCCCTATGTGGACGCCATGAACATCGACGTCAAGGCTTACACCGAAGATTTCTACAGGGACCTGACCTCGGGGAGCCTTTCGGCGGTCAAACGGACCGTGGAGCTGGCCCGGGAGGCCTGCCACGTGGAGATAACCACCCTGCTCATCCCCGGGCTCAACGACGGCGAAAAAGAAATAGAAGCCCTGGCCCGCTGGCTTTCTTCAATCCGGCGGGATATCCCGCTGCACCTTACGCGGTATTTCCCCAATTACAGGATGGACCTGCCGCCAACCCCCGTGAGCAGCCTGAAAAGGGCGAGGGAGACAGCCTCGAAGTACCTGGACTACGTATACATCGGGAACGTCGCCGATGAGGAGGGCAGCAACACCTACTGTCCCCGGTGCGGGGAAGTTGTTATACGGCGGTATAACTACAGGGTGCAGGTAGAGATGGACGACGGCAAATGCGGAAAGTGCGGTTATAAAATTTCTGTGGTTACATGA
- the amrA gene encoding AmmeMemoRadiSam system protein A encodes MGIVGCYLMPHPPIMVPEVGRDEARKVDKSIEAASEVGREIRDLKPDTLVLISPHGPVFQDAVCIYDFPLKGSLASFGAPEVRLKFEPDEELKKEIIERAGRTGIPVVKSSSVRLSRYGMREELDHGAMVPLYFITQHAKDFKLLPLAFGMLPYEDLYAFGRVIRESADALGKNVVVVASGDLSHRLTPDAPAGFNPQGRAFDEKLVSILEGFDLEALYNLDPALVEKAGECGLRSIWIMLGALDGLSVNSRVLSYEGPFGVGYCVARFRPEGKAESWVEKFYQKRSEKIKMRREKEDIYVKLARQSLETYVKTGRVMEVPEDLPREMLEQRAGVFVSIKKHGQLRGCIGTIMPTRRNIAEEIIKNAISAGCEDPRFFPVEPEELPELIYSVDVLTPPEPIDSPDKLDPKKYGVIVKRGNRTGLLLPDLEGIDTVEEQINIALRKAGIRPDESYELFRFEVIRHH; translated from the coding sequence ATGGGTATAGTAGGCTGTTACCTGATGCCCCACCCCCCGATAATGGTCCCCGAAGTGGGCAGGGATGAAGCGCGGAAAGTCGACAAGTCCATTGAGGCTGCTAGTGAAGTTGGAAGGGAAATCCGGGACTTAAAACCGGATACCCTGGTGCTGATTTCACCCCACGGCCCGGTTTTTCAGGATGCCGTTTGCATCTATGATTTCCCTTTAAAGGGAAGTTTAGCTTCCTTCGGAGCTCCGGAGGTGAGGCTCAAATTTGAACCCGACGAGGAGCTCAAGAAGGAGATCATAGAAAGGGCCGGTAGGACCGGAATTCCCGTGGTAAAGTCCAGCAGCGTGCGCCTTTCCCGTTACGGCATGAGGGAAGAGCTGGACCACGGTGCGATGGTTCCGCTTTACTTCATAACCCAGCATGCCAAGGATTTTAAACTGCTTCCCCTGGCCTTCGGTATGCTGCCCTACGAGGACCTTTACGCCTTCGGAAGGGTTATCCGCGAATCCGCCGATGCTCTGGGAAAGAATGTTGTGGTAGTGGCAAGCGGCGACCTTTCCCACAGGCTAACTCCCGACGCACCGGCCGGTTTCAACCCCCAGGGCAGGGCCTTCGACGAAAAGCTGGTTTCGATCCTGGAAGGCTTCGACCTCGAAGCACTATACAACCTGGACCCTGCACTGGTGGAGAAGGCGGGGGAGTGCGGCTTGAGGTCCATATGGATAATGCTGGGGGCTCTGGACGGTTTGAGCGTAAATTCCAGGGTGCTGTCCTACGAAGGCCCCTTCGGAGTAGGATACTGCGTTGCCCGGTTCCGGCCTGAGGGTAAAGCCGAAAGCTGGGTGGAAAAGTTTTACCAAAAGAGGTCGGAAAAGATTAAAATGCGCCGGGAAAAGGAGGATATCTACGTAAAGCTGGCCCGCCAGAGCCTGGAGACTTACGTCAAGACCGGCAGGGTAATGGAAGTACCCGAGGATCTACCCCGGGAGATGCTAGAGCAAAGAGCCGGAGTTTTCGTTTCAATAAAAAAACACGGTCAGCTCCGGGGGTGTATCGGCACTATCATGCCAACCAGGAGGAATATAGCCGAAGAGATCATAAAAAACGCTATCAGCGCCGGATGCGAGGACCCCAGATTTTTCCCGGTGGAACCAGAAGAACTTCCGGAGCTCATTTACTCGGTAGACGTTCTTACTCCTCCGGAGCCCATCGATTCGCCGGATAAGCTGGACCCCAAAAAATACGGCGTTATCGTGAAGAGGGGAAACAGGACCGGGCTTTTGCTGCCTGACCTGGAGGGCATCGATACCGTTGAAGAACAGATAAACATAGCCCTGAGGAAGGCGGGTATAAGGCCCGACGAGAGTTACGAACTTTTCAGGTTTGAGGTCATACGGCACCATTAA